In a genomic window of Colius striatus isolate bColStr4 chromosome 2, bColStr4.1.hap1, whole genome shotgun sequence:
- the LOC104556803 gene encoding uncharacterized protein LOC104556803, translating into MDAMHKLKIFVMFLSLATFIVMVILNAGNATGIFKGLFRTTPGNISAKYSTDFTPAGWTFLIWNVIYAWQCAWLLYALSGICRRNELGCVYMRPDLLPIPFYVAWILNNGFNVVWLFLWDREYLLPALVFLAALTFTTYACLFISHRALSIHSSWFAKGHKAELWLIRILVQNGLALYATWTTIATLLNFAIVLIYKWNVSNETATTACLSILTLYLAIWFYLENFFLDKYVRYNLTIYPVVIIALTGSACKNFSFSSPTTSSTFIVVLLAVTCLIFAVRLGLVTWRHSPATCGRGGGKRWLRALSSVMLLPLSWVGSRAEKPMEEKELLLTFFH; encoded by the exons ATGGACGCTATGCACAAGCTGAAGATTTTTGTGATGTTTCTGTCTTTGGCTACTTTCATTGTCATGGTGATACTGAATGCTGGAAATGCCACTGGAATATTCAAAG GTCTCTTCAGGACAACCCCTGGAAACATCTCAGCAAAGTACAGCACTGACTTCACACCAGCTGGCTGGACCTTCCTCATCTGGAATGTCATCTATGCCTGGCAGTGTGCTTGGCTTCTCTATGCCTTGTCAGGGATCTGTCGAAG GAATGAACTTGGATGTGTCTACATGAGGCCAGACTTGCTGCCAATACCTTTTTATGTGGCATGGATTCTGAATAATGGCTTCAATGTTGTATGGCTGTTTCTGTGGGACCGAGA ATACCTTCTCCCTGCCCTGGTGTTCCTGGCAGCCCTCACTTTCACCACCTATGCCTGCCTCTTCATTTCACACCGAGCCTTGAGCATCCATTCCTCCTGGTTTGCGAAGGGTCACAAAGCTGAGCTCTGGCTCATCCGCATTCTA GTCCAGAATGGGCTGGCACTGTATGCAACATGGACCACCATTGCCACGCTGCTGAACTTTGCCATTGTGTTGATCTACAAGTGGAATGTGTCCAATGAGACGGCAACAACTGCTTGTCTAAGCATCCTCACTCTCTACCTAGCAATATG GTTTTATCTAGAAAACTTCTTTCTTGACAAGTATGTCCGTTACAACCTTACAATCTACCCAGTGGTCATAATAGCCCTGACTGGCAGTGCCTGCAAGaacttctccttttcctccccaacAACAAGCAGCACTTTTATag ttgTTCTGCTGGCAGTGACTTGTTTGATCTTTGCTGTTCGACTGGGACTAGTCACATGGCGACACT cacCAGCGACCTGTggaagagggggaggaaaaaggtGGCTAAGAGCACTCAGCAGTGTGATGCTCCTGCCTCTGTCCTGGGTGGGAAGCAG AGCAGAGAAGCCCATGGAGGAAAAGGAGCTTCTGCTCACTTTCTTCCACTGA